In Chlorobiota bacterium, the sequence CCAACGATATCTCCAGTTTTTAATTCCGGTTCGGCGGCGGCCACTTTTTCTTTTGGCACGTAGTACATCTCGCGCGCGTTAATCTGCGCCTCAATTCCAGCAATTACTGGAACCAGCGCGGGGTTTGCTTTTAATTGGCGGTAGCTGTTCGGGTGGGTGCTCATAAAATTCACCACTTGTGTAAATCGTTCCGCGCCGGGCAGCCCTTTCGTGATATCTATCACCACTTTTTTCACCTGATTATCGTGGAACCAATCGGTGGTGTAATGGAGCCGCGAGGTGTAGTCGGTGATGTTCCCGCCACGGTATCGGGTGAACGTCACAACCTCCATCATCTTTTCCGGCAGCAATTCCTTCCCCGATTTCAACAGCCGCGCAAATGCCAGGGCGTTCTCGAACAACGTCACGCAGTCAAGCCCCATCAGGTTAATGGAGCAAACTTCGCGGTCGTCGTACAGCTCCAGAGTGCTGCCAACGTAGGGGGTTCCGCGAAGCTCCATTCCAACGCGCCCCATGATTTCAGGGATGCTCTGCTGCTGCCAACGCTCGCGCCGGGCAAGCTCCGATAGCTTGAAAAATTTCTCCTTCCCGGTGAATGCGTTCGGGCCTTCGTCGGGGAGAAGGGGGGCGGAGCGTAGGCTGCGGCGCAGGGGAAGAAGCAGCGCGCTGGAAGCAAGGCCAAAGGCAAGAAATTGACGACGTTTCATTGGATGGTGTTCAGTAGCCAGTTAATGGTTTTTCGTTGGATTGGTCCTGCGCCACGGCGCAAGCAATCGCCACCGACGCGCTTGCGCCGATTCGGGTTGCACCGGCCTGGACCATGGCGTTGGCCGTCGCGTAATCGCGGATTCCGCCCGAGGCTTTCACCCCCACGGTTCCCGGCACGCATTCCCGCATCAGCCGAATATCCTCCACGGTTGCCCCGCCACTGCTGAAGCCTGTTGAGGTCTTTACGAAATTGGCCCCGGCGGCAACGGCAAGTTCGCAGGCGCGGCGTTTCTCTGCATCGGTAAGAAGGGAGGTTTCCAAGATCACTTTTACGATGGCCCCTTGCCGGGCCGCTTGTTCCACCACGCTGGCAATGTCGGTCCTGACCGCATCCTCCAGGCCCGATTTCAGCGCGCCAACATTCATCACCATGTCAAGCTCGGAAGCTCCATCGTTCAATGCCGCAACTGCTTCGGCAACTTTGGCGGCGGTGGCGTGCGCTCCGTTTGGGAAGCCGATCACCGTGCAGACGGGAATCGCCGTCCGCAGATCCCGCAGCGTCTGCACCGCAAGGGGAACCCAGAAGGGCATCACACAAACCGAGGCAAAGCCGTGGCGCGCCGCTTCTTGGCAAAGCTGCACAATCTGCGCGGCGGTGGTCTCCGGCTTCAGCGCGGTGTGGTCTATCAGCCCGGCAAGCTCCGTTGGCGAAATGGAAATCATGGATGTAGCAATGGATAGAGCATGGAGGTGAGTTGGCACAACATCACCGTG encodes:
- a CDS encoding DUF1460 domain-containing protein — translated: MKRRQFLAFGLASSALLLPLRRSLRSAPLLPDEGPNAFTGKEKFFKLSELARRERWQQQSIPEIMGRVGMELRGTPYVGSTLELYDDREVCSINLMGLDCVTLFENALAFARLLKSGKELLPEKMMEVVTFTRYRGGNITDYTSRLHYTTDWFHDNQVKKVVIDITKGLPGAERFTQVVNFMSTHPNSYRQLKANPALVPVIAGIEAQINAREMYYVPKEKVAAAEPELKTGDIVGITTTIKGIDCSHTGLCYRDEFGKLRLLHASLTKKEVTLDDELHTYLASVSKHTGIMVVRPLG
- the deoC gene encoding deoxyribose-phosphate aldolase, with product MISISPTELAGLIDHTALKPETTAAQIVQLCQEAARHGFASVCVMPFWVPLAVQTLRDLRTAIPVCTVIGFPNGAHATAAKVAEAVAALNDGASELDMVMNVGALKSGLEDAVRTDIASVVEQAARQGAIVKVILETSLLTDAEKRRACELAVAAGANFVKTSTGFSSGGATVEDIRLMRECVPGTVGVKASGGIRDYATANAMVQAGATRIGASASVAIACAVAQDQSNEKPLTGY